In Drosophila yakuba strain Tai18E2 chromosome 2R, Prin_Dyak_Tai18E2_2.1, whole genome shotgun sequence, a single genomic region encodes these proteins:
- the LOC6531500 gene encoding palmitoyltransferase ZDHHC3 has translation MNYSYSALSPGGSGGFGGVDQHNRCCGNKAWCVKDICGIVCVIMTWLLILFAEFVVMRLILVPSNYTVFSTINMIIFQALAFLAFASHIRTMLSDPGAVPRGNATKEMIEQMGYREGQMFYKCPKCCSIKPERAHHCSVCQRCIRKMDHHCPWVNNCVGENNQKYFVLFTFYIASISVHTLFLVLTQFAECVKNDWRTCSPYSPPATIFLLLFLTFEGLMFGIFTIIMLATQLTAILNDQTGIEQLKKEEARWAKKSRLKSIQSVFGRFSLAWFSPFTEPSCRTRFNSHFYSV, from the exons ATGAACTACTCCTACTCCGCGCTGTCGCCCGGCGGTAGCGGTGGATTTGGTGGCGTTGACCAGCACAACCGATGCTGCGGAAATAAAGCCTGGTGCGTCAAGGACATCTGCGGCATTGTGTGCGTGATCATGACCTGGCTGCTTATCCTGTTCGCCGAGTTTGTGGTCATGCGCCTGATCCTCGTGCCCAGCAACTACACCGTGTTCAGCACCATCAACATGATCATATTCCAGGCACTCGCCTTCCTGGCCTTCGCCTCGCACATACGCACAATGCTCTCTGACCCG GGCGCCGTTCCGCGCGGTAATGCCACCAAGGAGATGATCGAGCAGATGGGCTACCGCGAGGGGCAGATGTTCTACAAGTGTCCCAAGTGCTGCAGCATAAAGCCGGAGCGGGCTCATCACTGTTCCGTCTGCCAGCGCTGCATCCGCAAGATGGATCACCACTGTCCGTGGGTGAATAATTGCGTGGGCGAGAATAACCAAAAGTACTTTGTGCTCTTCACC TTCTATATCGCTTCGATCTCCGTGCACACGCTCTTCCTGGTGCTCACCCAGTTCGCGGAGTGCGTAAAAAACGACTGGCGCACCTGCTCGCCGTACTCTCCACCAGCCACTATTTTCCTGCTGCTCTTTCTCACCTTTGAGGGCCTTATGTTCGGCATATTCACCATCATCATGCTGGCCACTCAGCTGACGGCTATCCTAAACGATCAGACG GGCATCGAACAGCTGAAGAAGGAGGAGGCCCGCTGGGCCAAGAAATCGCGCCTCAAGAGCATCCAGTCGGTGTTCGGACGCTTCTCGTTGGCCTGGTTTTCACCGTTCACGGAGCCTTCGTGCCGCACAAGGTTCAACTCGCACTTCTATTCGGTCTGA